A region from the Raphanus sativus cultivar WK10039 unplaced genomic scaffold, ASM80110v3 Scaffold3019, whole genome shotgun sequence genome encodes:
- the LOC130506238 gene encoding uncharacterized protein LOC130506238 — protein MLYIRLLLLTQEAYFISKARIVEVLGINGWYYVSCSWCGIKLHNSAADLPCNHCLDSNACGVVSYRVELLVDDENNYATFLVLNNEMLNLTKQAAATALNDEVSRGVCNKVPPLLAALENRVFLFHVLLTANNTSTNSPPFTVLGISDTTNPADTLTDEVEGGECKLPSE, from the exons ATGCTTTATATTCGTTTACTCTTACTCACACAGGAAGCTTATTTTATTAGCAAAGCCCGGATTGTGGAGGTATTAGGTATAAATGGATGGTACTATGTCTCTTGCAGTTGGTGCGGGATAAAGCTTCACAACTCTGCCGCTGATCTTCCTTGCAACCACTGTCTTGATAGCAATGCCTGCGGTGTTGTTAG CTACCGTGTTGAATTATTGGTGGACGATGAAAATAATTATGCTACTTTTTTGGTGCTCAACAACGAGATGCTTAATCTCACCAAACAAGCTGCAGCTACTGCACTTAATGATGAG GTGAGTCGTGGTGTGTGCAACAAAGTCCCACCACTACTTGCAGCACTTGAAAACAGAGTGTTTCTCTTCCATGTTCTGCTCACAGCAAACAATACCAGCACAAACTCTCCCCCATTCACTGTTTTAGGAATCAGTGACACTACCAACCCAGCTGATACTTTAACAGATGAAGTGGAAGGAGGTGAATGCAAGCTCCC